The DNA segment GAATTCGGAGGTGAAGGATTAAGAAAATACGATCTCATCCGTTGGAATCTTCTGGAAACAAAAATCAATGAAACCAGACAGAAACTTACCCAGTTTATGAACGGAACGGGAGCTTACACCAACGTACCGGAATATATTTTCTATAAAAAACCTGCTAGCGGCGTTGCCAATTATGCACCTGCAAAAACAGCACAGCAGAATGTTCTGGATATTGATTTCTATCTCAACGGAATTGCAAAAGCCGATGTATTCTACAGTCCTAACCAAAGTGTTGCAACACCATCAGGATATACAAAAGTAAACTGGAGGCTGGCCATGACACAATCCTACATCAGCGGAGATCCCGTGAAAAGTTATGCTTATTATTTCCAGCCGAACAGGAAGGAACTTCTGCCCATTGCAGCAGATGTAATCAACTCCAATTATAATCTTACACAGGATTACGGATATTAGAAAAAGTTTCACATTCATATCAGAAATACAGGCTTCTGCCAAAAGCGGAAGTCTGTATTTTAACTAAAAATGATTTAATGAAAAACTCCCCATTTTTTAAAAATCTGAAAGTATTTTTAATGATTCTCACAGCAATATTTAATTTTCTTTCTTTTAAAACTGCCGACCGACTGATCGTGGTTTCAAAAGACGGAAAAGGTAATTTTACTACCATTCAAAAAGCTGTGGATGCCATTGAAAACAATTCTTCCCGGAGAACAAAAATCATTATTAAAAAAGGAATTTATGAAGAAAAAATCATCATTCCTGAAACGAAAGGAGAAATTATTTTAGAAGGAGAAAATCCTAAAAATACTTTAATAACCTTTAATGATTTTGCCTCTAAAAAAAATCAGGAAGGAAAAGATATCGGAACCACAGGTTCTGCTACCCTTTTTATATATGCCGACGATTTCACAGCCAAAAATATCTCGTTTGAAAACAGTTCCGGAAAAGTGGGACAAGCTGTAGCAGTTTTAACAGCAGGTGACAGAATTGCTTTTGAAAACTGCAGGTTCCTCGGAAATCAGGACACCTTATATTTAAAAGGAGCACAGGATCTTGAAGATAAAACCCAACCTTCAAGAAATTATTTTAAAAATTGCTATATCGAAGGAACAACTGACTATATCTTCGGAGCAGGGACCGCTGTTTTTGAAACCTGCATGATCTATTCCAAAGAAACCGCAAGCTATATAACTGCAGCGTCTACCCCAAAGGAAAACAGCTTCGGGTTCGTATTTATTAATTGTAACATTGCAGGCAATGCAAAAGAACATTCCGTATACCTCGGAAGACCATGGAGACCTTTCGCCAAAACGGTTTATATCAACTGTATGCTCAATTCAACGATAAAACCTGAAGGATGGCACAACTGGAATAAACCGGATGCCGAAAAAACGGCTTTTTACGCAGAATATGATTCAAAAGGTCCAGGAGCTAATCATGTCTCAAGAGTCAGCTGGTCACATCAGCTCACCCAGACCGAAGCAAAAGAATATACCCCAGGCAATATCCTAAAAGGAAAAGATAACTGGAATTTCAAAAAAAATTTAAAATAATCCAGCCGCTCATCAGCAAATATGCTCAGTTATGACAAAAAACTTCTGCATACTTTTACTAACAGCTATTTTTTGTGGCATTTCAAATGTTGCTGAAGCCCAGAATGTCATTAGCTTTCCGGGCGCTGAAGGTTTCGGAAGATACACCACCGGAGGACGCAGCGGTAAAGTTTATTTCGTAACAAAATTAACCGACGACGGCTCCGAAGGAACTTTAAGATATGCCCTGAATCAAAAAGGTCCGAGATATATTATTTTCAAAACCGGAGGAACCATTTACCTGGAATCTCCGTTAAAAATACGGGAAGGAAATGTAACCATTGCCGGACAAACCGCTCCGGGAGACGGCATCACAGTAGCCAACTACGAAACTTTTGTAGCAGCAGACAACGTCATTATCCGGTATATTCGTTTCAGAATGGGCGATCTGAAAAACTATGAAGGTGATGCTTTAGGAGCAAGGTTTATTAAAAACTTAATCGTTGACCACTGTTCCATGAGCTGGTCTACCGACGAAACAGTTTCGATCTATGCCAATGAAAACACAACGCTTCAATGGTGTATCGTTGCGGAAAGCCTCAGAAATTCAGTACATCAGAAAGGTGCTCACGGATATGGTGGTATTGCAGGCGGGAAATTTGCGTCTTTTCATCATAATGTTTATGCCCATCATGACAGCAGAAATCCCAGACTGGGAGAATACGCAGGAAGCAAATTTGCTTTAACAGACCTTACCGACTTCAGAAATAATGTCATTTACAACTGGGGACACAACAGCCTGTATGGCGGCGAAGGAATGAATGTGAATATCGTCAATAATTATTATAAGCCAGGTCCGGCCACAATGACGAGAAAAAGAATTGCTGCCATCGATAAAAATGAAAAGCCGGAAGCAGAAGTGTATAATATCTGGGGAAAATACTATATAAATGGAAATGTGATGGAAGGCATTCCGGAAGTCACCGAAGACAACTGGACAGAAGGCGTATTCAGCCAGATGAACCGTTACAACTTAACAGACGAAGACAAAAATACAATCAGAATAATCCGTCCACATAATATATCGAATAATGTAAAAACCCACTCTTCAAAAGAAGCTTATGACAGGATCTTGAAAATTGGAGGATCGAGTCTTGTAAGAGATATCATTGATCTTCAGATTTTAAAAGATATTAAAAACGGAAGTTTTACACATCAGGGTTCAAAAGGAAGTACAAACGGAATTATAGATTCCCAGAAAGATGCAGGCGGATTTCCGGATCTGAAAACCGGACAGCCGATTATTGATTCAGATATGGACGGAATGCCCGATGAATGGGAAATCAGAAACAAACTGGATCCCAAAACATACAATGCCAACGGAAGAGATTTAGATAAAAACTACGATAACATTGAAATGTATTTTAATGATATTGTACAAAGCATAACCGAAGCACAAAATTAATGTCCATAAAAACTAAAGTGTAATCAATTTAAAATATTAAAAAAGAATGAATTTTATTCAGAATCATATTAAAATTTACGCCATTACCGCTTTATGTTCAGGAATTTTCTTCTCATGCGCTCAAAAAGCCTTACACAATTCCGGTGAAGCAAAAACAGTAACCACAACAGAAAAAATCCCGGTTGATCTTCCGTGGTCACAGCGAATGCTTCTTTCCGAAATGAAAAGATTTCCCGAAGCCTGGATGCTTGATTATAACAAAACTCCGAAATGGAGCTATCCTACCGCTATCGTCCTGGAAGGTGCCGAAAGAATATTTGAAAAAACCGGCAATCAAGAATATTATCAATACATTTCTACGTTTGGAGAAACCATGATAAAAGAAGACGGAAGTATTCTTTCATACGATCTTTCAAAATACAATATCGACATGCTGAACTGCGGCAACGTTCTTTTGTATTTATACCAGAAAGAAAAGAAAGAGAAATATCTGACAGCATTACAGACCCTCCGTTCTCAGATTGACGGACAGCCGAGAACTTCAGAAGGAGGCTTCTGGCACAAAAAAATTTACCCTAATCAGATGTGGCTGGATGGATTGTACATGGGTGAGCCATTCTATGCTCATTATACCAACATATTCAGCAAAGGTGCGGATGCAGAAAAAGCGTATAACGACATCGTGAATCAGTTTGATCTTATCCAGAAACATCTGCTCGACAAAAAAACAGGGCTACTCTATCATGCATGGGATGAAAGCAGAGAACAACAGTGGGCCGATAAGAAAACCGGACTTTCCCCGAACTTCTGGTCCAGAGCAATGGGTTGGTACGGTATGGCAATCGTTGATGTATTAGATTACCTTCCACAAAATCATCCCGGAAGAGTAAGATTGCTTTCTTATTTAAAATCATATTGTGACGCTGTCATTAAAGTTCAGGATCGCGAAACAGGATTGTGGTATCAGGTTTTGGATAAAGGCGGCGAAAAAGGAAATTATCTGGAAGCTACCGGTTCATCCATGTTTGTTTACACCATGATGAAATCCGTTAACAAAAATTATCTTCCGAAATCCTATAAAAAATTTGCTAAAAAAGGGTACGAAGGCATTCTTAAAAATTTAATTACTGTCGATGAAAACGGAATGGTAAATCTAAACAGATGCTGCGCCGTTGCCGGTCTTGGAGGAAATCCATACCGAAGCGGTTCCTACGAATATTATATTAACGAAGAAATCCGGTCCAACGATCCGAAAGGAACCGGACCATTCATTCTGGCAAGTCTGGAATTTGAAAAGTAATTTGTTAAACAGTTTGCGCTCCCTGTGTTAAATAAAGACAGATTAAATCTGATTATGAAGACAAAAAAAATTTTAAATATACTTTCAGTCACTGTTTTTTCGATAGCATCGAATTATCTGAATGCACAGGAAAAAAAATATGTTTCCGAAGTGTGGACGGCTGATCTGGGAAAAAACTATAAAAACCCTATTCTCCACGCAGATTACTCAGATCCGGATGTAATTCGTGTCGGTAACGATTACTATATGACCGCTTCAAGCTTTAACGAAGCCCCAGGATTACCCATTCTTCATTCCAAGGATATGGTCAACTGGAATCTGGTCAATTATGCCGTTGAAGATGTTTTGCCCGCCAAACATTTCTCCGTTCCGAAAAGAGGCGACGGAATCTGGGCACCAAGCATGCGTTTTCATAAAGGTGAATTTTATATTTACTGGGGTGACCCGGATTTCGGGATTTACATGGTTAAAACCAAAGATCCGCTGAAAAAATGGGAAAAACCTGTTTTAGTTATGGAAGGAAAAGGCCTGATTGACGCCTGTCCGTTCTGGGACGAAGATGGCAATGCTTATCTGGTTCACGGATGGGCGGGAAGCCGTGCCGGAGTGAAAAGCATATTAACCTTAAATACTATGAATCCGGAAGGAACAAAAGTTTTGGACAAAGGCATTCATATCTTTGACGGCCACGACAAGCACCCAACCGTAGAAGGTCCGAAAATGTACAAAAGAAACGGTTATTACTATGTTTTTGCTCCGGCCGGCGGGGTGGCTACAGGTTGGCAGCTGGTACTACGGTCGAAAAATATTTATGGTCCTTACGAAGAAAAAATTGTTCTTGAACAGGGATCTTCAAAAATCAACGGGCCTCATCAGGGAGCCTGGGTAGATACGCCTTCCGGAGAAGATTGGTTTTATCATTTTCAGGATGTGGACACCTATGGAAGAATTATTCATCTCCAGCCGATGAAATGGGAAAAAGACTGGCCTGCAATCGGAAAAGACACCAATAAAAATGGAATCGGAGAACCTGTTTTAACCTATAAAAAACCAAATGTAGGGCAATCTTATCCTATTGTTACTCCTTCGGAAACAGATGAATTTGATGGTGAAAAATTAGGTCTGCAATGGCAATGGAGCGCCAATGAAAACATTGTGTGGTCTTCAAAACTGCCGGGACAGAAATTTTTAAGATTATTTTCCATAAAAGTTCCCGAAGGAGAAAAAAATCTCTGGAATGTCCCGAATTTATTAACCCAGAAATTCCCGGCTCCAAATTTTACAGCATCAACGAAAGTAAAACTAATTCCTGAAGAAGCTAAAGAAGGAAAAACTGCAGGATTATTGATTATGGGAACCGATCATGCTTCCCTTGTTATCACCAATAAACCGGACGGATTTTACATCCAACTGAGAAAAGCTGAAAAAGCAGAGAAAGGCGGCGAGGAAAAAATTTTAGATGAAACAAAGTTAAACGGAAACGAAGCCTATTTAAAAGTACATGTGAGCGAACCGAATGGTTTATGCCAGTTCAGCTATAGTGAAAACGGAAAAAGCTTTACAAAAATAGGAGAAGTTTTTCAGGCAAAACCCGGAAAATGGATCGGTGCAAAAGTCGGTTTGTACAGCTTAAGTAGCGCTAAGGCACCACGCGGCGGCTATGCCGATTTCGACTGGTTCAGAATAACTAAAAATTAAAATTGTTAAATCGCACTGGAAATTTGTCGAAAAATCTTTGATTTTGCGCCTTTGGATTTACAATATAAATATTTTATAATAAATGAATAACAAAATTTTTTATATAGTTTCATTTTTATTAGTCGTTTTGCTGTTGTCAGGATGCAGTTCACAGAGCAGCGTTCAGAAAACAACGGCAAAACGCGATAAAAAAGTTACCCATATTTACCTCATCGGCGATTCTACCATGGCAGATTATACGGGAGATTATGAACCGGGAAAAGATTATATGAAAGTACGCTATCCGATTACCGGTTGGGGGCAGGTTTTTCAGCCCTTCTTCGTAAAAGACAACTTGGTGAGTTTGAAGCCCGGTATTACAGCAGATTCTGTGGCAGTGATCGACAGGGCGCATGGCGGAAGAAGCACAAGAACTTTTTTTCAGGAAGGAAGATGGAGATATGTCTATGAACACCTGAAACCCGGAGATTATGTCCTAATGCAGTTTGGTCACAACGACAGTTCGGAAAAGCATACGGAGCGATATGTAAATATTGAAGGATATAAAGAATTTTTAAGATTATTTGTTACTCAGACAAAACAAAAAGGGGCCAATCCCATTATTTTGACACCGGTTGCCAGAAATTATCCGTGGAAGGATGGAAAACTCCAAAATGTTCATGGTGAATACTGGCAGGCTCCGATTGATGTAGCGATGGAAATGAACGTTCCGTACATCGATTTAAATAAATTATCTATGGAATACTTTACCCGTAAGGGAGAGGATTTCACCACGAATCATTACTTTATGAATTTACCTGAAAATACCTATGAAGCTTATCCGAAAGGGCAGAAAGACAATACCCATTTTCAGCCGGAAGGTGCAAAAGCGGTTGCTTCGCTCGTTTATCAGGAATTTAAAAAAATAATTACAACTCAAAAAAAATAAAATGAAGAAGTCTTTAAAAATGATCGGTTTGGCGGCAGCCTTACTATTTTCAGGCCAGATATCTGCCCAAAACCTGGATATTTATAAAAATATTGAGTTTAAAATGCCTCAGGTAAAGGAAACCTCATTTCCTGCCAATACGGTTTCTATTACCCAGTTCGGAGGAATTTCCGGAGGCACTGTAAAAAATACGGAGGCTTTCAGAAAAGCTATTGATGAATTAAGCAAAAAAGGCGGCGGTAAATTAGTTGTGCCGAGAGGAATGTGGCTTACAGGACCGATTGTGCTTAAAAGCAATATTAACCTTCATGTGGAAGAAGGCGCATTCATTATTTTCAGTAAAGATAAAAACGATTATCCTTTGGTGGACGTAAGCTTTGAAGGGCTAAACACCATTCGCTGCCAGTCTCCTATTTCAGCAAACAATGCGACGAACATCGCCATTACAGGAAAAGGCGTGATCGACGGAAGCGGTGACGCATGGAGAGCCATTAAAAAAAGTAAAGTTTCCGAATCTCAATGGAAAGACATCGTAAAATCCGGCGGCGTTCTGTCTGCGGACGGCAAAAACTGGTATCCTTCGGAAAGCTATAAAAAAGGACTGGAAAGCAGCTCTAATTTTAATGTTCCGGATAAAATTTCCAAAGATGAATTAATTACCGTAAAAGATTTTCTCAGACCGGTAATGGTAAGCTTAGTTGGCTGCGACAAAGTCCTGCTGGACGGGCCGACTTTCCAGAATTCTCCGGCATGGAATCTCCATCCTCTGATGTGCTCCAATGTTATTCTAAGAAATCTTACGGTCAGGAATCCGTGGTTTTCCCAGAACGGAGACGGTGTAGATTTAGAATCATGTAAAAATGTTTTAATTTACGATAATACGTTTGATGTTGGTGATGATGCGATCTGCATCAAATCCGGAAAAGATGAAGACGGAAGAAAAAGAGGAATGCCTACTGAAAATGTCATTATTAAAAATAATGTGGTGTATCATGGTCACGGAGGGTTTGTGATAGGAAGCGAGATGTCCGGCGGCGCAAGAAATATTCATGTTTCCGATTGTACTTTTATCGGTACCGATATCGGCCTGCGTTTCAAAACAACCCGAGGAAGAGGCGGAATTGTGGAGAATATTTACATTAAAAATATCGATATGATCAACATCCCGACACAGACGATCGGCTTCAATATGTTCTACGAAGGCGCATCTCCTGTGCTGGAAGACGGGCAGACAAAGGAAGAAAACAAGACCCCTGAAAAAGTTTTTCCGGTAACGGAAAAAACACCGGTATTCAGAAATATTTTCTTTAAAAATATCAATGCCGTGAATTCTGATGAAGCCATAACTTTATTCGGGCTTGCGGAAATGAACCTTAAAAATATTGTAATTGAAGATTCGCAGTTTGATACCCGGAAAGCATTAACCATTGCAGACGCAGACGGAATTCAACTTAAAAATGTAAAGCTGAAATATACCGAAGGAACAGGTGCAACAATTTACAACAGTAAAAACATCAACCTTTCAACGGTGAAATTTGAATCAGCAAACAAACCTTACGTAAAAGTTTTAGGAAATAAAACCGGAGCAGTCCTGCTGCCGAAAGAAATTGGGTCTGACAGGAGTTTACTTTCTGTGGGTGCAGATGTAGCGAAAAATGCAGTTAAATAATTAATTAAATAGTATAAAAACTCCACAAGCGGATGATTTTTAGCATAAAACATACTTATATTTCTATTTTTTTAATGGGGACCATGGCATTCGGACAGGTAAAACGGCCGAATGCCACTCCTTATACCAACGAAATTACGTTTGAAAAACTTAAAAAGAAATATTCTTTTTTAACCCCGATTGAAAGACCGGTTCCTCAAAATGTCATTATTGATAAAGACGTAGAATACAAGAATATCAACGGAATTTCTTTAAAAGCAGATATTTATTATCCCAAAGATCTATCTAAAAAATATCCCGGAATTGCAATGGTTCACGGCGGCGGATGGATTTCTGGAAGCAAGGAAAATGAAAAATACATGGCCATGGAGCTCGCTTCAAAAGGATATGTTGTGATTGCGATTGGCTACCGTTTGGCAGATGTCGCAAAATTTCCTGCCGGTGTGGAAGATATCGAAACCGGAATTCAATGGCTGAAGAAAAATCATAAAAAATATGCTTTAGATAAAAAGAAAATAGCAGTGTACGGAGAGTCTGCGGGAGCACAAATGGCCACCTTGGTAGGTGTAAAATCAAAGAATAAAATCCAGGCCATCGTGAATGTTGACGGAATTGTTTCATTTATTCATCCTGAAGCTGAAGAAAGTACCTACGCAGCGTACTGGCTGGATGGCGACCGAGATGTTAATTTGAAAAACTGGACAACCGCTTCACCTCTAAAGTATGTTGATAAAAATACACCTCCTACCCTTTTTATTAACAGTTCGCAACCCCGGTTTCATGCTGGCAGAGACGATATGATGAATAAATTAAGAAATTATAATATTCAGACAGAATTCCATGAGATTAAGGATTCGCCGCACTCTTTCTGGTCAGCAGAACCCTGGTTTACGGAAACCCTGAATCTTACCGCTGCTTTTTTAGATAAAGTTTTGAAATTATAATTTTAACACAAAGGAGTTAATTTAATTAAAAAAATATTTTAGTGAGCAAAAACGAATCAATAAGTTGATTTTATGAAGCTATCGTCATCGCTTCGCGCAGCAAATTTATTTGTCCTTGCTATCTAAAAATCAGGTAATATAAAACAAATCTTGCGTCAGAAAATAATAAATCAGTTTATGAAAAAATTATTTTTAATTCTCCTTGTCTCAATGGCAAATTTTCTTTTTGCCGGAAATGGTCCTTATATAAAAATCATCGTTGCCAAAGACGGAAGCGGCGATTTTACATCCATTCAGAAAGCCATCAATTCCGTAAGAGATCTTGGTCCGGCAGAAGCACTGATTTATATAAAATCAGGAACATATAATGAAAAAGTGGTCATTTCATCTTCAAAACATAAAATCACGTTAGAAGGTGAAAATAAAGACAATACAATGATCACCAACAATGATTTCTCAGGAAAACAGGATTCGTTCAATGAAAAAATGACGACATTCAATTCTTATACGTTGCTGGTGATGGGTGATGACATACAAATAAGCAATCTAACGATTCAGAATTCTTCATGCAATGAAGGACAGGCAGTTGCACTCCATGTGGAAGGCGACCGTTTTATCATCAAAAATTCAAATATTCTAGGGTGTCAGGATACGGTATATTGTGCAACAAATCACAGCAGGCAGTATTTTGAAAACTGTTTTATAGAAGGTACTACCGATTTTATTTTCGGGCAGGCAACAGCGGTTTTTAAAAACTGTACCATTAAAAGTTTAGCTGACTCTTATATCACAGCTGCTGCAACGGAAAAAGACAGGAAATATGGTTTTGTTTTCTTTGATTGCAGGCTTATCGCAAAAGAAGGTGTTACAAAAGTTTTTCTTGGAAGACCCTGGAGACCTTACGCCAAAACGGTTTTCATCAATACCGAAATGGGAGGTCATATTGTTTCTGAAGGCTGGAACCCGTGGAAAGGAGACCAGATGTTTCCCGATAAAGAAAAAACGGCTTATTACGCAGAGTTCGGAAGCAAAGGCGCAGGCGGTAATACCTCAAATCGGGTAAACTGGTCGCATCAGCTGACTAAAAAAGATATGAAAAATTATACCCTGGAAAAGATTTTTAGTGGTTGGAACCCCATCATGAGTAATGAGTAATAAAATATAATTCTTAATTGCCTTAACCAATTAAATTTATCTTAAAATGAAAAAAATATTTTTACTGTTTAGCATAGTAATTTCAACATTCATCCTGGCTCAGAAAAAGCCGACTTTATTCCTTATCGGTGATTCTACCATGGCTAATAAAGAAAATCCGGATAAAAATCCCGAACATGGATGGGGACAGGTTTTAAACCAATTTTTTACAACAGGTATCGAAATCCAGAACCATGCGATGAACGGAAGAAGTTCTAAAAGTTTCTGGACGGAAGGACGATGGGCTGCCATTGAAAAACAGCTGAAAAAGGGAGATTTTGTCATTATCCAGTTCGGGCATAATGATCAGAAGGTGAAAGACTCTACAAAATTTACCAATCCGTACACGCAATACAGGGCCAACCTGGAGAGATACGTAAAGGAAACAAGAGCAAAAGGAGCCATTCCTATTTTAATGACTTCTATTGTACGAAGAAATTTTAACGAAAACGGCGTATTGATAGATACCCACAAAGAATATCCTTTGGTGGTAAGAATGGTTGCCAATGATCTGAATGTTCCTTTCGTAGATATGCAGCTGCTTACAGAACAGCTTGAAATTACCTATGGTCCCGAAAATTCAAAAAAACTACATCTCCATTTTAAGGAAGGTGAAGAGCCGTATTATCCCAAAGGAAAAGACGACGATACCCATTTGTCTAAGCTGGGCGCAGATCTTGAAGCGAAACTTGCCGCTGACTCTTTGAAAAAATTGAAAACCGGACTGGAAAAATTTATCAAATAATATCAATAAAAATATCTGAAATGAATTTTAAAAAAGAGCCTTTTTTCGATGGCAATTCCGAATGGGAAAACCTGGGAGCCGGCGTTTCAAGACAATTTGTGGGCTACAATTCACAGATCATGATGGTGATTGTAAAATTTGAAAAAGAGGCAGTAGGCGCTTTACATCAGCATTTTCACTCGCAAATCACCTATGTTGCTTCGGGAATATTTGAAGTTGAAGTAGACGGTGAAACAAAAATACTGAAAGCTGGTGACGGATTCTTTGCCCAACCCAATATTTTTCATGGGGTAAGATGTCTTGAAAAAGGACAATTGATTGATGCTTTCGCGCCTTTCAGAGAAGATTTTATTAAATAAAAATTACCGGGCACTGCTATCGTTTACAGAGTAGTTCATCTGTTAATTCAACACTATTTTTATATCGTTTCAAACCGCAACAAATATTATTTTTAAATACATAATATGCAACCGATTGAACAATATAAATAATCAACATTATAATTATATAAATATTGATAGTTTAAAATATAAAACAATTAAATATTAAATTAATAATTTTGATTTGAATCAACAACAAATAATTATTACTATGAAAACAAAAACAAAAGCTGCCATTCTCACGGCAGCCCTGAGCTCAATTTTTGCTTTAACAGGCTGCGGACAGGAAGATCCAAAATCCGACCTGGCGAATAATCCGAATGAAATAAAAAATGAAATGTCCGTAAACGCCATTGTCCCATTGGCAAACTGTGTTGCTCCGGGATGGGCTTCCCAAAACGGCGGAACAACCGGTGGTGGAACCGCTGCGGAAACAACGGTGTCAACTTATGCTCAGTTAAAATCGGCAATTGAAAATACGGCTGTAAAAGTCATTAAAGTTACCGGAACCATAACGATTA comes from the Chryseobacterium nepalense genome and includes:
- a CDS encoding pectinesterase family protein, whose protein sequence is MKNSPFFKNLKVFLMILTAIFNFLSFKTADRLIVVSKDGKGNFTTIQKAVDAIENNSSRRTKIIIKKGIYEEKIIIPETKGEIILEGENPKNTLITFNDFASKKNQEGKDIGTTGSATLFIYADDFTAKNISFENSSGKVGQAVAVLTAGDRIAFENCRFLGNQDTLYLKGAQDLEDKTQPSRNYFKNCYIEGTTDYIFGAGTAVFETCMIYSKETASYITAASTPKENSFGFVFINCNIAGNAKEHSVYLGRPWRPFAKTVYINCMLNSTIKPEGWHNWNKPDAEKTAFYAEYDSKGPGANHVSRVSWSHQLTQTEAKEYTPGNILKGKDNWNFKKNLK
- a CDS encoding pectate lyase family protein — its product is MTKNFCILLLTAIFCGISNVAEAQNVISFPGAEGFGRYTTGGRSGKVYFVTKLTDDGSEGTLRYALNQKGPRYIIFKTGGTIYLESPLKIREGNVTIAGQTAPGDGITVANYETFVAADNVIIRYIRFRMGDLKNYEGDALGARFIKNLIVDHCSMSWSTDETVSIYANENTTLQWCIVAESLRNSVHQKGAHGYGGIAGGKFASFHHNVYAHHDSRNPRLGEYAGSKFALTDLTDFRNNVIYNWGHNSLYGGEGMNVNIVNNYYKPGPATMTRKRIAAIDKNEKPEAEVYNIWGKYYINGNVMEGIPEVTEDNWTEGVFSQMNRYNLTDEDKNTIRIIRPHNISNNVKTHSSKEAYDRILKIGGSSLVRDIIDLQILKDIKNGSFTHQGSKGSTNGIIDSQKDAGGFPDLKTGQPIIDSDMDGMPDEWEIRNKLDPKTYNANGRDLDKNYDNIEMYFNDIVQSITEAQN
- a CDS encoding glycoside hydrolase family 88/105 protein, with translation MNFIQNHIKIYAITALCSGIFFSCAQKALHNSGEAKTVTTTEKIPVDLPWSQRMLLSEMKRFPEAWMLDYNKTPKWSYPTAIVLEGAERIFEKTGNQEYYQYISTFGETMIKEDGSILSYDLSKYNIDMLNCGNVLLYLYQKEKKEKYLTALQTLRSQIDGQPRTSEGGFWHKKIYPNQMWLDGLYMGEPFYAHYTNIFSKGADAEKAYNDIVNQFDLIQKHLLDKKTGLLYHAWDESREQQWADKKTGLSPNFWSRAMGWYGMAIVDVLDYLPQNHPGRVRLLSYLKSYCDAVIKVQDRETGLWYQVLDKGGEKGNYLEATGSSMFVYTMMKSVNKNYLPKSYKKFAKKGYEGILKNLITVDENGMVNLNRCCAVAGLGGNPYRSGSYEYYINEEIRSNDPKGTGPFILASLEFEK
- a CDS encoding glycoside hydrolase family 43 protein gives rise to the protein MKTKKILNILSVTVFSIASNYLNAQEKKYVSEVWTADLGKNYKNPILHADYSDPDVIRVGNDYYMTASSFNEAPGLPILHSKDMVNWNLVNYAVEDVLPAKHFSVPKRGDGIWAPSMRFHKGEFYIYWGDPDFGIYMVKTKDPLKKWEKPVLVMEGKGLIDACPFWDEDGNAYLVHGWAGSRAGVKSILTLNTMNPEGTKVLDKGIHIFDGHDKHPTVEGPKMYKRNGYYYVFAPAGGVATGWQLVLRSKNIYGPYEEKIVLEQGSSKINGPHQGAWVDTPSGEDWFYHFQDVDTYGRIIHLQPMKWEKDWPAIGKDTNKNGIGEPVLTYKKPNVGQSYPIVTPSETDEFDGEKLGLQWQWSANENIVWSSKLPGQKFLRLFSIKVPEGEKNLWNVPNLLTQKFPAPNFTASTKVKLIPEEAKEGKTAGLLIMGTDHASLVITNKPDGFYIQLRKAEKAEKGGEEKILDETKLNGNEAYLKVHVSEPNGLCQFSYSENGKSFTKIGEVFQAKPGKWIGAKVGLYSLSSAKAPRGGYADFDWFRITKN
- a CDS encoding rhamnogalacturonan acetylesterase, translated to MNNKIFYIVSFLLVVLLLSGCSSQSSVQKTTAKRDKKVTHIYLIGDSTMADYTGDYEPGKDYMKVRYPITGWGQVFQPFFVKDNLVSLKPGITADSVAVIDRAHGGRSTRTFFQEGRWRYVYEHLKPGDYVLMQFGHNDSSEKHTERYVNIEGYKEFLRLFVTQTKQKGANPIILTPVARNYPWKDGKLQNVHGEYWQAPIDVAMEMNVPYIDLNKLSMEYFTRKGEDFTTNHYFMNLPENTYEAYPKGQKDNTHFQPEGAKAVASLVYQEFKKIITTQKK
- a CDS encoding glycoside hydrolase family 28 protein produces the protein MKKSLKMIGLAAALLFSGQISAQNLDIYKNIEFKMPQVKETSFPANTVSITQFGGISGGTVKNTEAFRKAIDELSKKGGGKLVVPRGMWLTGPIVLKSNINLHVEEGAFIIFSKDKNDYPLVDVSFEGLNTIRCQSPISANNATNIAITGKGVIDGSGDAWRAIKKSKVSESQWKDIVKSGGVLSADGKNWYPSESYKKGLESSSNFNVPDKISKDELITVKDFLRPVMVSLVGCDKVLLDGPTFQNSPAWNLHPLMCSNVILRNLTVRNPWFSQNGDGVDLESCKNVLIYDNTFDVGDDAICIKSGKDEDGRKRGMPTENVIIKNNVVYHGHGGFVIGSEMSGGARNIHVSDCTFIGTDIGLRFKTTRGRGGIVENIYIKNIDMINIPTQTIGFNMFYEGASPVLEDGQTKEENKTPEKVFPVTEKTPVFRNIFFKNINAVNSDEAITLFGLAEMNLKNIVIEDSQFDTRKALTIADADGIQLKNVKLKYTEGTGATIYNSKNINLSTVKFESANKPYVKVLGNKTGAVLLPKEIGSDRSLLSVGADVAKNAVK
- a CDS encoding alpha/beta hydrolase — protein: MIFSIKHTYISIFLMGTMAFGQVKRPNATPYTNEITFEKLKKKYSFLTPIERPVPQNVIIDKDVEYKNINGISLKADIYYPKDLSKKYPGIAMVHGGGWISGSKENEKYMAMELASKGYVVIAIGYRLADVAKFPAGVEDIETGIQWLKKNHKKYALDKKKIAVYGESAGAQMATLVGVKSKNKIQAIVNVDGIVSFIHPEAEESTYAAYWLDGDRDVNLKNWTTASPLKYVDKNTPPTLFINSSQPRFHAGRDDMMNKLRNYNIQTEFHEIKDSPHSFWSAEPWFTETLNLTAAFLDKVLKL